A region from the Acidobacteriota bacterium genome encodes:
- a CDS encoding DUF2272 domain-containing protein, translating to MANRHVNGSGAGVRTRAGAFALALATCVGAASVAFAQQTPFDRLPAALLDATPPSGRVRGAPGRMTIHRTPCPNLPLAEVRRRIVDLAVQEWGFFGFPVVDRTNVDAADRAAQRARRRRRRPNRTESARIAPSIAGYWAVTPHGGWILNEQNTAWKGRRGVASRWRYPWSAAFVSWVMCEAGLGDASRFERAVAHHVYIDQAIRANAADGSPAAFAAHDIGKATIVPGDLLCSARRPAYRSIAERRRQMGNGARTHCDVVVALDPSRDRILAVGGNVRGTVALKLLPAARGPDDRLRPVGGGRPMFAHLKLRAASIEANAFDHTPTMRILRCAEGFRARTVLAAAHLVPAEPRTARC from the coding sequence ATGGCGAATAGACACGTAAACGGCTCGGGTGCGGGTGTGCGTACGCGGGCGGGCGCCTTCGCGCTGGCGCTGGCGACCTGTGTGGGCGCCGCATCCGTCGCGTTCGCGCAGCAGACGCCGTTCGACCGCCTGCCCGCCGCCCTCCTCGACGCCACGCCGCCGTCCGGCCGCGTGCGCGGCGCCCCGGGCAGGATGACGATTCACCGCACGCCCTGCCCCAACCTGCCGCTGGCCGAGGTCCGGCGCCGAATCGTCGACCTTGCCGTCCAGGAATGGGGGTTCTTCGGGTTTCCCGTCGTGGACCGGACGAACGTCGACGCCGCGGACCGCGCAGCCCAGCGCGCCCGGCGGCGCCGGCGGCGCCCGAATCGCACCGAGTCCGCGCGGATAGCCCCGTCCATCGCCGGCTATTGGGCGGTGACGCCGCACGGGGGCTGGATCCTGAACGAGCAGAACACGGCCTGGAAGGGACGGCGCGGGGTCGCCTCCAGATGGCGCTATCCCTGGTCCGCCGCCTTCGTGTCGTGGGTCATGTGCGAGGCCGGCCTCGGCGATGCCAGCCGCTTCGAGCGCGCGGTGGCGCATCACGTCTACATCGACCAGGCCATTCGAGCGAACGCGGCCGACGGGTCACCGGCCGCCTTCGCCGCGCACGACATCGGGAAGGCGACCATCGTGCCGGGCGACCTGCTGTGCAGCGCGCGGCGGCCGGCCTACCGCTCGATTGCCGAACGGCGCCGGCAGATGGGCAACGGCGCGCGGACCCATTGCGACGTCGTCGTCGCGCTCGACCCGTCCCGCGATCGCATCCTGGCCGTCGGGGGCAACGTGCGCGGCACGGTGGCGCTGAAGCTGTTGCCTGCGGCGCGCGGGCCGGACGACCGCCTGCGTCCCGTCGGCGGGGGCCGTCCGATGTTCGCGCACCTGAAGCTGCGCGCCGCGTCGATCGAGGCGAACGCGTTCGACCACACGCCGACGATGCGGATCCTCCGTTGCGCGGAGGGGTTCCGGGCGCGAACCGTGCTCGCCGCCGCACACCTGGTGCCCGCCGAGCCCCGCACCGCTCGATGCTGA
- a CDS encoding VWA domain-containing protein, with protein MAAKGKRRRTASWKRSRSTCRCSATWTRRWTSRRPSARGTASGGADRSMPPIRFEEPLLLWLLAVPAILLPVWLWQLARRRRDVRRLQASRTAPVPQRHRFAGGLGFWLAVNVAAALAIVALARPQALVSVTETAGVDFVVLQDGSTSMRVAAVEPARWQRSVGWVRSLAAVLGWRRERVALALFAHRAAPQVRLTSDPNALFFFLDHLADEPPFRLRDDTSWNTNIEDGLAWGVRMIEKDEELYGPRLGARAFVVLSDGQAWSGAVARSLKLAQDRNIRVYVIGVGTTGGGFIPQLPVGRYQEPEPPIHSVLDRRSLRAIAQAGGGRYFELGSEPDHVVALRILSDVQRSARGVVQRQESFTDLYWYFLLAAAVVLGAGTLLLKERTQLWWQLVAAAALGAALLP; from the coding sequence ATGGCCGCGAAGGGGAAGCGCCGGAGGACGGCGAGCTGGAAGAGATCGAGATCTACGTGCCGGTGCAGCGCGACGTGGACCCGGAGATGGACGAGTCGCCGACCCTCGGCGCGGGGGACCGCATCCGGAGGCGCGGATAGGAGCATGCCGCCGATTCGCTTCGAGGAGCCGCTGCTGCTGTGGTTGCTGGCCGTGCCGGCGATTCTGCTGCCGGTATGGCTCTGGCAGCTTGCGCGGCGGCGCCGTGACGTGCGCAGGCTGCAGGCGTCGCGGACGGCGCCCGTGCCGCAGCGCCACCGGTTTGCCGGGGGCCTGGGGTTCTGGCTCGCGGTCAACGTAGCGGCGGCGTTGGCGATCGTGGCGCTGGCCCGGCCGCAGGCCCTGGTGTCGGTGACCGAGACGGCGGGCGTCGACTTCGTGGTCCTGCAGGACGGCTCGACGTCGATGCGGGTGGCCGCCGTCGAGCCCGCCCGCTGGCAGCGCTCGGTGGGGTGGGTCCGGTCCTTAGCCGCGGTGCTCGGCTGGCGCCGCGAGCGGGTGGCGCTGGCGCTGTTCGCCCACCGCGCGGCGCCGCAGGTGCGGCTGACCAGCGATCCGAACGCGCTCTTCTTTTTCCTCGATCACCTGGCCGACGAGCCGCCGTTCCGGCTGCGCGACGACACGAGCTGGAATACCAATATCGAGGACGGGCTCGCGTGGGGCGTCCGGATGATCGAGAAGGACGAGGAGCTGTACGGCCCCCGGCTCGGCGCGCGGGCGTTCGTTGTGCTCTCGGACGGGCAGGCGTGGAGCGGGGCGGTGGCTCGCTCGCTGAAGCTGGCCCAGGACCGCAACATCCGCGTCTACGTCATCGGTGTGGGCACCACCGGCGGCGGCTTCATCCCGCAGCTTCCCGTCGGGCGCTACCAGGAGCCGGAGCCGCCCATTCACTCGGTGCTCGACCGGCGCTCGCTGCGCGCCATCGCGCAGGCGGGCGGCGGCCGGTACTTCGAGCTGGGTTCCGAGCCGGATCACGTCGTGGCCCTGCGCATCCTCTCCGACGTGCAGCGCTCAGCCCGCGGCGTGGTCCAGCGGCAGGAGTCGTTCACCGATCTCTACTGGTACTTCCTGCTCGCCGCCGCCGTCGTGCTGGGCGCGGGCACGCTGCTGCTGAAGGAGCGGACGCAACTCTGGTGGCAACTGGTCGCCGCGGCGGCACTCGGCGCGGCGTTGCTGCCGTAA
- a CDS encoding VWA domain-containing protein, which yields MSAMLARLGEMLAELRLLDGAGLSLLRRDAAVVVAGGLAVVALAMLLWRHARPRTPGAANIVLPALPARRLASRAHLASVRHVTFAIFLAGFALFAVALADPHTALVQEEESYPGHRIAILIDASLSMNTAFATQRLAAGNTFLANVAAAEYFVRRRMEGPYHDLTSLVQFGNEAYIVTPFTTDYENILLSISLIGTPEEYRRFPDHGTLVMNAISRGVQLFRTFDFLGAAGNLMVIFSDGQDTHARFEDLTLDAIMQEAADNQIPVYFIRTAYDQALGEVISDQQWKLAVERTGGKFFPAENEDAILAAIHEIDELAEGRIRVRRYTAHEPRFGPFALAAVLLWLTAATLTLGVRHFRRFP from the coding sequence TTGAGCGCGATGCTCGCGCGGCTGGGCGAGATGCTGGCCGAGCTCCGGTTGCTCGACGGCGCGGGGCTTTCACTGCTCCGGCGTGACGCGGCCGTCGTCGTGGCCGGCGGGCTCGCCGTCGTCGCCCTCGCCATGCTGCTCTGGCGCCATGCGCGGCCGCGGACCCCGGGTGCGGCGAACATCGTCCTGCCCGCCCTGCCGGCGCGTCGGCTCGCGTCGCGGGCGCACCTGGCGTCGGTCCGGCATGTCACGTTCGCCATCTTCCTGGCCGGCTTCGCGCTGTTCGCCGTGGCCCTGGCCGACCCGCACACCGCGCTCGTGCAGGAGGAGGAATCGTATCCGGGCCACCGCATCGCGATACTGATCGACGCGTCACTCAGCATGAACACCGCTTTCGCGACCCAGCGGCTGGCGGCGGGGAACACCTTCCTCGCCAACGTCGCCGCCGCGGAGTACTTCGTCCGGCGCCGCATGGAGGGGCCGTACCACGACCTGACGTCGCTGGTGCAGTTCGGCAACGAGGCGTACATCGTCACCCCGTTCACCACCGACTACGAGAACATCCTGCTCAGCATCAGCCTGATCGGCACCCCGGAGGAGTACCGCCGCTTTCCGGACCACGGCACCCTGGTGATGAACGCCATCAGCCGCGGCGTGCAGCTCTTCCGGACGTTCGACTTCCTCGGCGCGGCCGGCAACCTGATGGTGATCTTCAGCGACGGGCAGGACACCCACGCGCGGTTCGAGGACCTGACGCTGGACGCGATCATGCAGGAAGCCGCCGACAACCAGATTCCGGTCTACTTCATCCGCACCGCCTACGACCAGGCGCTCGGCGAGGTCATCTCCGACCAGCAGTGGAAGCTGGCCGTGGAGCGGACCGGCGGGAAGTTCTTTCCGGCGGAGAACGAGGACGCCATTCTCGCCGCCATCCACGAGATCGACGAGCTGGCCGAGGGGCGCATCCGCGTCCGGCGCTACACCGCCCACGAGCCGCGCTTCGGTCCGTTCGCGCTGGCCGCGGTCCTGCTCTGGCTGACCGCGGCGACCCTGACCCTCGGTGTCCGGCACTTCCGGAGGTTCCCCTGA
- a CDS encoding DUF58 domain-containing protein, whose amino-acid sequence MSVRTGDELVSWTEVQDIELVIVRRMREYMAGAHPSVFQGAGFEFAGLRDWQPGDRLTSIDWPQSTLTNFSPLVTREFEQQSTARLVIVADTSLSTRCGAAGAPIASVIARTVGTLALAGAFFQDRVGLITFDARSRRLLVRPQVGRNHAIHCLEAYQDLVLERSAHEPRRIDDSFLGLLRKPSMVPVVSDFLFEDTEPLLEELLALNATHDVFVVLIDSRHAFELPELSAGWVEGCDVETGESRLLSAEDVRRLAERVAAWQDGVEAQAVGLGLEVLRLGADAERFHHQVVDFLADRRLRKR is encoded by the coding sequence GTGAGCGTCCGCACCGGCGACGAGCTCGTGAGCTGGACCGAGGTTCAGGACATCGAGCTGGTCATCGTGCGGCGCATGCGCGAGTACATGGCGGGCGCGCATCCCAGCGTCTTCCAGGGCGCGGGGTTCGAGTTCGCGGGACTGCGCGACTGGCAGCCCGGCGACCGGCTGACGTCGATCGACTGGCCGCAGTCGACCCTGACCAACTTCAGCCCGCTGGTGACCCGCGAGTTCGAGCAGCAGAGCACGGCGCGCCTCGTCATCGTGGCCGACACGTCGCTGTCGACCCGCTGTGGGGCCGCGGGCGCGCCGATCGCCTCCGTCATCGCCCGGACCGTGGGCACGCTGGCCCTGGCCGGCGCGTTCTTCCAGGACCGGGTGGGCCTCATCACGTTCGATGCGCGGTCGCGGCGGCTGCTGGTGCGGCCGCAGGTCGGCCGGAACCACGCGATCCACTGCCTGGAGGCGTATCAGGACCTGGTGCTGGAGCGCTCGGCACACGAGCCGCGGCGGATCGACGACAGCTTTCTCGGCCTGCTGCGCAAGCCGTCGATGGTGCCGGTGGTGTCGGACTTTCTCTTCGAGGACACGGAGCCGTTGCTCGAGGAGCTGCTGGCGCTGAACGCGACCCACGACGTGTTCGTGGTGCTGATCGACAGCCGCCATGCCTTCGAGCTGCCGGAGCTGTCGGCGGGCTGGGTCGAGGGCTGCGACGTCGAGACGGGCGAGTCGCGGCTGCTGTCGGCGGAGGACGTGCGCCGGCTCGCAGAGCGGGTGGCGGCGTGGCAGGATGGGGTGGAAGCGCAGGCGGTGGGCCTCGGCCTTGAGGTGCTGCGGCTGGGCGCCGACGCCGAGCGGTTCCATCACCAGGTGGTCGACTTCCTGGCCGACCGCCGCCTGCGGAAGCGCTGA